A genomic region of Trichothermofontia sichuanensis B231 contains the following coding sequences:
- the cas8a1 gene encoding type I-MYXAN CRISPR-associated Cas8a1/Cmx1, with protein MKLELDLGNPRYTLLHRAGLAGLYMTLAQLQREGCNSLQTLTWRLNRRSVCLDWQGLDLEVLSTLLKEAFRLKDGMIDLRGLATGTMRPELQAIVHLGMLGTFLQHTSTHKATGSVTKSFELEENKPPILVTYKALSSYVHQDFAKNLCDANGRLLEKPISVAGWLNPGAVVRHTAFSASTGFEELAEDALVLLFAPVACYYYLLRSTLRDKRSQYALIVPEINNLETYAECRHIWRDKGYKDFFATGLGDAALRFLTYDELSKLVQNHDLQRCQVLTLGTVAWASQQKTRTDLYVVEATPITSENYRLCREKFSDRIMLAKDNSTSFVAVSFAKEFIAENLAHQRAWYAGLADVITSHEMFTKLTYERGGLYEMVKKARYDDDDAVNQRDRLFVEACHEAIKYTYGKIKSNTKPGDDLNARFDRATTRMRSELTRCKSAEAFRGFITDFWARAGRLPTLQHHWQELMALINDAKEWRKARDLALLALASYKKGESLQGEEEDSTFDQEDEILIPDPLA; from the coding sequence ATGAAACTCGAACTTGATCTGGGTAATCCTCGCTATACACTCTTACACCGAGCAGGTTTAGCAGGACTATACATGACCCTAGCGCAATTACAACGAGAAGGATGCAATTCCTTACAAACATTGACTTGGCGCTTAAATCGTCGCAGCGTATGTCTTGATTGGCAGGGTTTAGACCTAGAGGTCCTGAGTACTCTGTTGAAGGAGGCATTCCGTCTCAAGGATGGCATGATTGATCTGCGGGGATTGGCAACAGGAACGATGCGGCCTGAATTGCAGGCGATCGTTCACTTGGGAATGTTAGGTACATTCCTCCAACATACCAGTACCCACAAAGCTACGGGTTCAGTTACCAAATCCTTTGAACTAGAGGAAAACAAGCCCCCAATTCTGGTGACCTATAAGGCCCTATCTAGCTATGTCCATCAGGATTTTGCCAAGAATCTTTGTGATGCTAATGGCCGCTTGCTAGAAAAGCCAATCAGCGTAGCGGGTTGGCTGAATCCAGGTGCTGTGGTGCGGCATACAGCGTTCAGTGCTAGCACAGGGTTTGAAGAGTTAGCCGAAGATGCCCTTGTACTGCTGTTTGCACCGGTTGCGTGCTATTACTATCTGTTGCGATCGACCTTGCGGGATAAACGTTCCCAATATGCTTTGATTGTTCCCGAAATCAATAATCTGGAAACCTATGCAGAATGTCGTCATATTTGGAGAGATAAGGGGTATAAAGATTTTTTTGCCACTGGTTTAGGGGATGCAGCGCTGAGATTTTTAACCTATGATGAGCTTTCTAAGCTGGTTCAAAATCATGACCTACAACGATGTCAGGTCCTGACTTTAGGAACCGTTGCATGGGCATCTCAGCAAAAAACTCGAACAGATTTGTACGTAGTAGAGGCGACTCCAATTACGAGTGAGAACTATCGGCTCTGTCGCGAGAAATTTAGTGATAGGATTATGCTAGCGAAGGACAATTCGACTAGTTTTGTAGCTGTCAGTTTTGCTAAGGAATTTATTGCTGAAAACTTGGCACATCAGCGAGCTTGGTATGCGGGATTGGCAGATGTCATTACCAGTCATGAAATGTTTACGAAACTCACCTATGAACGCGGAGGTCTGTACGAAATGGTCAAAAAAGCTCGTTATGATGACGATGATGCTGTCAATCAGCGAGATCGGTTATTTGTGGAAGCCTGCCATGAGGCAATCAAATATACCTATGGCAAGATCAAGAGTAATACTAAACCTGGTGACGACCTCAATGCTCGCTTCGATCGGGCTACAACGCGAATGCGATCGGAACTGACCCGTTGCAAGAGTGCTGAAGCATTTCGAGGGTTTATTACTGATTTTTGGGCGAGGGCTGGGCGTTTACCTACCCTTCAGCATCATTGGCAAGAGTTAATGGCCTTGATCAATGATGCTAAAGAGTGGCGCAAAGCTAGGGATTTGGCACTGTTAGCACTGGCTAGCTACAAGAAAGGAGAATCTCTTCAGGGAGAAGAGGAGGATTCTACTTTTGACCAAGAAGATGAAATCTTGATCCCTGATCCACTTGCCTAA
- the proB gene encoding glutamate 5-kinase: MPQTIVVKIGTSSLTQPETGMLALSTIAALVETLGRLQHQGHQVVLVSSGAVGVGCARMGLVERPRTIALKQAVAAIGQGRLMRIYDDLFTSLQQPIAQVLLTRSDLVQRSRYVNVYQTFRELLKLGVIPIVNENDTVAVDELKFGDNDTLSALVASLVEADWLFMLTDVDRLYSANPRIHADAKPISLVQLDELAELVNQTREQDITAKENRGSQWGTGGMATKIAAARIATDAGVRTVITEGKSPHKIEQILQGEPLGTHFEPQPRPITARKRWIAYSLVPSGKLYLDAGAVKAIQQGGKSLLAAGIVEVEGEFQSKDAVLLCDQAGREIARGIVNYSSGDLQKIQGRRSDEIPAILGQASPETVIHRDNLVLSTLT, encoded by the coding sequence ATGCCGCAAACGATTGTTGTCAAAATCGGCACTTCTAGCCTGACCCAGCCGGAAACGGGGATGCTTGCCCTGTCGACGATCGCGGCCCTAGTAGAAACCCTAGGGCGCTTACAACACCAGGGACACCAGGTCGTATTAGTCTCCTCTGGGGCAGTGGGGGTGGGCTGTGCCCGGATGGGGTTGGTCGAACGCCCCCGCACGATCGCCCTCAAGCAGGCCGTTGCTGCCATCGGTCAGGGACGACTGATGCGCATTTACGATGACTTATTTACCTCCCTCCAACAGCCGATCGCCCAAGTCCTGCTCACCCGCAGCGATCTGGTCCAACGCAGCCGCTACGTCAATGTTTACCAGACCTTTCGCGAGTTGCTGAAACTGGGCGTGATTCCCATTGTGAATGAGAACGATACCGTCGCCGTTGATGAGTTGAAATTTGGCGATAACGATACCCTCTCCGCCCTCGTCGCCAGCCTAGTCGAAGCGGATTGGCTGTTTATGTTAACCGATGTCGATCGTCTCTATTCTGCTAATCCCCGTATCCACGCTGATGCCAAGCCCATTAGCCTGGTGCAACTGGATGAGCTGGCCGAACTCGTTAACCAAACCCGTGAGCAGGACATCACCGCTAAGGAAAATAGGGGGTCCCAGTGGGGTACGGGGGGGATGGCAACCAAAATTGCTGCCGCCCGTATTGCCACCGATGCCGGGGTGCGCACGGTCATTACGGAGGGCAAATCCCCCCACAAAATCGAGCAAATTTTGCAAGGAGAACCCCTAGGCACCCACTTTGAACCCCAACCCCGCCCAATTACGGCCCGTAAACGCTGGATTGCCTACAGCCTGGTACCATCGGGCAAGCTCTACCTGGATGCCGGGGCCGTCAAGGCGATTCAACAAGGCGGCAAGTCACTGCTAGCCGCAGGCATCGTGGAGGTAGAAGGGGAATTTCAAAGTAAAGACGCGGTCCTGTTGTGCGATCAAGCGGGGCGGGAGATTGCACGGGGGATTGTCAACTACAGCAGTGGGGATTTGCAAAAGATCCAAGGGCGTCGCTCGGATGAAATCCCAGCCATCCTCGGCCAAGCCAGCCCCGAAACCGTTATCCACCGGGATAACTTGGTGCTGAGTACCCTTACCTAG
- a CDS encoding DevR family CRISPR-associated autoregulator, whose amino-acid sequence MTFHLFGNVLTGYGTAANNRGENEGNITTLQKILWKGEVHTTVSAEAIRWALRYYWQTADANYKVNRQWDDAANDNRWQNPNFDDKTFIDDDVLGFMRAEGAKEEAQAAEETDSKKKQKAKPKGTTTAKRGVLEVTRAVSTTPYVGDITFNAASGQKGRTSLYGTEVHATRYQYGFALTPNRLKDKSRTVAVLDGLISLGEVAGNHSRFLYDFSPDSLVLRWTHDFSPRFLYCYEEEDGDITVPELIRRVECGDIDPKELWVTGAIAKTADGDRLEELGANVLAGIKQATELLKQQIVRDLELAS is encoded by the coding sequence ATGACATTTCACTTGTTTGGTAATGTTTTGACAGGCTACGGCACTGCCGCTAACAACCGCGGTGAGAATGAGGGTAACATCACTACCTTGCAGAAGATTCTCTGGAAAGGTGAGGTTCATACCACTGTTTCTGCTGAGGCTATTCGCTGGGCGTTGCGTTATTACTGGCAAACAGCGGATGCTAACTACAAGGTCAATCGCCAGTGGGATGATGCTGCCAATGATAACCGCTGGCAAAATCCTAACTTTGACGATAAAACGTTCATTGATGATGATGTATTAGGATTTATGCGAGCAGAGGGGGCTAAAGAAGAGGCGCAGGCTGCTGAAGAAACGGATAGTAAGAAGAAACAGAAGGCAAAGCCTAAGGGCACTACGACTGCGAAGCGGGGTGTTTTGGAAGTTACTCGTGCTGTCTCAACAACACCCTATGTGGGAGATATTACCTTCAATGCTGCTAGTGGCCAGAAAGGGCGGACGTCTCTTTATGGGACAGAAGTTCATGCGACTCGCTACCAATATGGCTTTGCCCTGACCCCCAATCGCTTGAAGGACAAATCTCGCACTGTTGCTGTTTTGGATGGTCTTATTTCTCTGGGGGAAGTCGCTGGTAATCATTCCCGCTTTCTGTATGACTTTTCTCCTGATAGCTTAGTGTTGCGCTGGACTCATGACTTCTCTCCTCGCTTTTTGTACTGCTATGAAGAAGAGGATGGTGATATTACTGTGCCAGAACTCATCCGTCGTGTTGAATGCGGAGATATTGATCCCAAGGAACTTTGGGTGACGGGTGCGATCGCGAAAACGGCAGATGGCGATCGTTTGGAGGAATTAGGTGCAAATGTTCTGGCTGGCATTAAACAAGCCACAGAATTACTCAAGCAACAGATTGTTCGTGATTTGGAGCTAGCATCATGA
- the cas6 gene encoding type I-MYXAN CRISPR-associated protein Cas6/Cmx6: protein MSIITKSLPLPISEEEIRLFIEVRFPIAGKSLPSDHGYGLCSAISHQIPGFHQEPLISLITASGFPDCKGLINLTPQSCLRVRLPVTKIPLIYPLAGKQLTIGHHKIQVRIPEIYPLKPASSLQARLVVIKGYMKPEEFEIAAKRKLEEIGISGELTVLSRKTIKIKRFTVVGFTTKVTSLNPEDALKLQVLGLGGKRRMGCGVFVSTGEEP from the coding sequence ATGTCAATCATTACCAAGTCTCTGCCCTTGCCCATTAGTGAAGAGGAGATAAGGTTATTTATTGAAGTGAGGTTTCCAATTGCAGGTAAAAGCCTGCCATCTGATCATGGCTACGGCCTGTGTTCTGCCATTTCTCATCAAATTCCAGGATTTCACCAGGAACCACTGATCAGTCTGATTACTGCTTCGGGATTTCCAGATTGCAAAGGTCTCATTAATCTGACCCCTCAATCCTGTCTGCGGGTGAGGTTACCGGTTACCAAAATTCCGTTGATTTATCCATTAGCAGGAAAACAATTGACGATCGGTCACCACAAGATCCAGGTTAGGATCCCGGAAATCTATCCCCTTAAACCGGCTTCCAGCCTACAGGCACGTCTGGTTGTGATTAAGGGGTACATGAAACCAGAAGAGTTTGAGATTGCTGCTAAACGAAAACTGGAAGAGATAGGGATTTCGGGAGAATTGACTGTTCTATCGCGCAAGACGATTAAAATCAAACGCTTTACCGTAGTGGGATTTACGACTAAAGTGACTTCGCTCAATCCGGAAGATGCTTTGAAGCTTCAGGTTTTGGGGTTAGGTGGCAAGCGGCGGATGGGATGTGGCGTATTTGTTAGTACGGGGGAGGAACCGTAG
- the cas3 gene encoding CRISPR-associated helicase Cas3', translating to MAVTDTSSDFSKLLAKSFDQEATAHTKGAATYTGHISFVMDAANLLVEQIGGRILQQLCIQQFSSEEFAQTVKLGAYLHDWGKANHHFQMLVYGKSFGKASTHPQAPKVQNDLKQLRCWDIYQGQMVRHEIISGILALQVPSFRSWLEQCPQIDEFKLVAAVWAAIGHHLKTRVGQDGNLEIQDGTGSKLKIYTHHSDFQAILKLGHQRLGLPANLPCLPPNITWTKEELQKSINALIREFGKFEDGLDWEQRKFVAAVKATVMAADLAGSALPVEGEDLRSWMQAVLGLVLSANELQALIDQRLGGKTLRAFQQEVANTPHRVTLVKAGCGTGKTIAAYAWAQRWAQGRKLFFCYPTTGTASQGFIDYAEGTDIEAALMHSRADLDRELLFSGEPDDSEGLDARLIAFQAWRKKLIICTVDTVLGLIQNNRRSLYAWPAIAQAAFVFDEVHSYDEALFGAFLQFLKAFKGAPTLIMSASFTPSQLEAIHKVMDELGESLAVEPIPGDPTLEALKRYEVQAIESVSDDLSEVWEPVLQALRQGQKVLWVTNSVQDKTTQRGCIEIYRLAQQVIQRKLPNLDLHLLIYHSRFRYRDRLRKHDAVIQAFKGDRPVLAITTQVCEMSLDISADLLVTALAPAAAIIQRMGRLNRRMTCDTEGTRLAIVYPWQNPRPYDNWELATGEKLIARLQAIPKISQRDLAEIAASLETQESQPISSAWLEHQQYTFPMPLRGAGYTLTVLLQADMAAIRQQADLRKQKSQDFNRSFFMQEAQAWAVPIRLPPISKLREWQRCRFYPIAPPEEVAYSEEVGAEQAEQ from the coding sequence ATGGCCGTTACAGACACCAGCAGCGATTTTAGCAAACTCCTAGCTAAATCATTTGATCAAGAGGCGACTGCTCACACCAAAGGGGCAGCAACCTACACGGGTCACATTAGTTTTGTGATGGATGCGGCCAACCTTTTGGTCGAGCAAATTGGAGGTAGAATTCTTCAACAGCTTTGTATTCAACAGTTTTCTTCAGAAGAGTTTGCCCAAACGGTAAAGCTAGGGGCTTATTTGCATGACTGGGGCAAGGCTAATCACCATTTCCAGATGCTGGTATACGGTAAATCGTTTGGAAAAGCGTCAACCCATCCTCAAGCTCCTAAAGTTCAGAACGATCTCAAACAACTTAGGTGTTGGGATATCTACCAGGGGCAAATGGTGCGCCATGAGATAATCAGCGGGATTCTAGCATTACAAGTGCCTAGTTTTCGATCGTGGTTAGAACAATGTCCGCAAATTGATGAATTTAAGCTAGTTGCTGCTGTGTGGGCAGCGATCGGACATCATCTTAAAACGAGAGTTGGCCAGGATGGTAATCTTGAAATTCAAGATGGTACGGGGTCTAAGCTGAAAATCTATACCCATCATTCAGATTTTCAAGCCATCCTAAAATTAGGACATCAACGCTTAGGTTTGCCCGCAAATTTACCTTGCCTGCCTCCAAACATAACATGGACAAAAGAAGAGTTACAAAAGTCAATTAATGCACTCATCAGAGAATTTGGCAAATTTGAAGATGGTTTAGATTGGGAACAGCGCAAGTTTGTGGCAGCGGTTAAAGCCACTGTCATGGCGGCTGACTTGGCTGGTTCTGCTTTACCAGTAGAAGGTGAAGATCTCCGAAGTTGGATGCAAGCGGTTCTAGGGCTGGTGCTTTCAGCCAATGAGCTACAAGCCCTGATTGATCAACGATTGGGAGGCAAGACATTACGAGCCTTTCAGCAGGAAGTGGCCAATACTCCCCATCGGGTTACTTTGGTCAAGGCAGGTTGTGGGACAGGGAAGACGATCGCTGCTTATGCTTGGGCACAGCGATGGGCGCAAGGACGCAAATTATTCTTCTGCTATCCCACGACTGGTACAGCTTCGCAAGGATTTATCGACTATGCGGAGGGTACGGATATTGAAGCGGCATTGATGCATTCGCGTGCTGATTTAGATCGAGAACTGTTATTTTCGGGTGAACCGGATGATTCTGAGGGATTGGACGCTCGGTTAATTGCATTTCAAGCATGGCGTAAGAAACTGATCATTTGTACTGTAGATACCGTCTTGGGGCTGATCCAAAACAACCGCCGATCGTTATACGCATGGCCTGCGATCGCTCAAGCGGCCTTTGTATTCGATGAAGTACATTCCTATGATGAGGCGTTGTTTGGGGCATTTTTACAATTCTTGAAAGCCTTTAAGGGTGCCCCTACTCTGATCATGAGTGCTAGTTTTACCCCTAGCCAACTTGAGGCCATTCATAAGGTCATGGATGAATTAGGAGAATCTCTTGCCGTTGAACCGATTCCTGGGGACCCGACCCTAGAAGCTTTAAAGCGGTATGAAGTTCAGGCTATTGAATCTGTTTCCGATGATCTATCAGAAGTGTGGGAGCCTGTGCTGCAAGCCCTGCGGCAAGGTCAAAAGGTATTATGGGTGACCAATTCTGTGCAAGACAAGACGACGCAGCGGGGATGCATTGAGATTTATCGGTTAGCTCAGCAAGTGATTCAGCGAAAATTACCAAACCTAGATCTGCATCTATTGATTTACCACAGTCGTTTCCGCTATCGCGATCGCCTGAGAAAGCATGATGCGGTTATCCAGGCCTTCAAAGGCGATCGCCCTGTTTTAGCGATTACGACCCAGGTCTGTGAAATGTCCCTAGACATTAGTGCTGATTTATTAGTAACCGCGCTGGCACCTGCTGCTGCCATTATTCAGCGAATGGGACGCTTAAACCGTCGCATGACCTGTGATACCGAGGGGACTCGCCTAGCCATTGTCTATCCTTGGCAGAACCCTAGACCATACGATAACTGGGAATTGGCGACAGGCGAGAAGTTGATCGCGCGTCTCCAGGCTATCCCTAAAATCTCCCAGCGGGATTTAGCTGAGATTGCAGCCAGTTTAGAAACCCAGGAAAGTCAGCCCATCTCCTCAGCTTGGTTGGAGCACCAGCAATACACCTTCCCCATGCCTTTGCGGGGTGCAGGTTATACCCTTACCGTGCTTTTACAAGCAGATATGGCGGCAATTCGTCAGCAAGCCGATCTTCGTAAACAAAAGAGTCAAGATTTTAATCGCTCATTTTTCATGCAGGAGGCTCAGGCTTGGGCTGTGCCGATTCGGCTGCCGCCCATCAGCAAACTGCGGGAGTGGCAACGGTGTCGGTTTTATCCCATCGCACCGCCGGAAGAAGTAGCCTATAGCGAAGAGGTAGGGGCAGAACAAGCAGAACAATGA
- a CDS encoding Uma2 family endonuclease gives MISVTTPSLTFEDYLTYDDGTDNRYELIDGRLELMNPSRVEHFLIAKFLEQQLDAEIQRLSLPWLTFREAGVRTGFNKSRLTDLCIVTQEQAKELLGQAAVFQTAPLLIVEVVSPDLIARDYRYKRSEYAALEVPEYWIVDPLEAKVTVLRWEEGWYEELVLTGEQPIVSPTLPELTLTVDRILAAGTIS, from the coding sequence ATGATTAGTGTTACCACTCCCAGCCTCACGTTTGAAGACTACCTCACCTACGACGATGGCACCGATAACCGTTATGAACTGATCGATGGACGCCTAGAACTGATGAATCCATCGCGAGTCGAACACTTTTTAATTGCAAAGTTTCTCGAACAACAACTGGATGCAGAAATTCAGCGACTATCCTTGCCCTGGCTTACCTTTCGGGAAGCGGGGGTTAGAACTGGGTTTAACAAGTCACGGTTGACTGATCTCTGTATCGTCACGCAGGAACAAGCTAAGGAGCTTTTGGGACAGGCAGCGGTCTTTCAAACGGCTCCTTTGCTAATTGTAGAGGTTGTCAGTCCAGACTTGATCGCTCGTGATTATCGCTACAAACGATCGGAATATGCGGCCCTAGAAGTTCCCGAATACTGGATTGTTGATCCGCTAGAGGCCAAAGTAACGGTGTTGCGGTGGGAAGAAGGGTGGTACGAGGAACTGGTTTTGACTGGGGAGCAGCCGATCGTGTCACCGACCTTGCCGGAATTAACCCTGACTGTCGATCGCATTCTGGCAGCGGGGACGATTAGCTAA
- a CDS encoding Uma2 family endonuclease → MIVSPSIASPTQPLTLAEYLALPEGETGYELIDGQIIAKMSPKRFHSRTQKTLLYILDNWCQERGEVGIEWAVTLTRREQDWVPIPDLLYVSCDRLPRDCLEDGPCPVPPELAIEIISPDQNFGTILEKVMNYLAAGVLRVWVVDPRAKSITVFYPDAPPQTFTGERVLTDEVLPDLQLTAQQVFQQAGLLP, encoded by the coding sequence ATGATTGTGTCACCTAGCATTGCATCCCCCACTCAGCCACTCACCCTAGCAGAATACCTGGCACTGCCGGAGGGCGAGACGGGCTACGAGTTAATTGATGGACAGATAATTGCGAAAATGTCACCGAAGCGATTTCATTCAAGAACCCAGAAAACCCTACTCTATATTTTGGATAATTGGTGTCAGGAACGGGGTGAGGTCGGGATTGAGTGGGCAGTGACGTTGACGCGCCGAGAGCAAGATTGGGTGCCGATTCCGGACTTGTTGTATGTTTCTTGCGATCGCCTGCCGCGGGATTGCTTGGAAGATGGGCCGTGTCCGGTACCCCCAGAGTTAGCGATCGAAATTATTTCACCGGACCAAAATTTTGGCACAATACTCGAAAAGGTAATGAATTATCTGGCCGCAGGGGTATTACGGGTTTGGGTGGTTGATCCGCGGGCAAAAAGTATTACGGTATTTTATCCAGATGCACCGCCGCAAACCTTTACGGGGGAGAGGGTATTAACAGATGAGGTTCTGCCTGATTTGCAATTAACGGCCCAACAGGTGTTTCAGCAGGCCGGGTTACTCCCATAA
- the cas5 gene encoding type I-MYXAN CRISPR-associated protein Cas5/Cmx5/DevS, protein MMFSLQVEVPIACFRQSRAREYAETYPVPPPSTVYGMLLSLVGETNRYRHCGVELAIALLSHPDKSTVIRTFRRFKKKEISAPENARPDYQELLTDVQFVVWLRPGNDTHPDHLVDRLLRAFRDPSSIDRFGGLSLGESRDLVNAIFPFAGARDDQLLQWLTKDEDGLLTLPYWVDHVGSRGTRWLRYSLQAPAAQPNPVESAWTEIKPS, encoded by the coding sequence ATGATGTTTTCACTTCAGGTTGAAGTGCCGATCGCCTGCTTCCGGCAATCCCGTGCTCGTGAGTATGCCGAAACCTACCCCGTACCGCCGCCCTCAACAGTTTATGGAATGTTGCTTTCGTTGGTGGGTGAAACCAATCGCTACAGGCATTGTGGTGTGGAGTTGGCGATCGCGCTCCTGTCTCATCCTGACAAATCAACCGTTATTCGGACCTTTCGGCGCTTCAAGAAGAAGGAAATTAGTGCGCCTGAGAATGCACGCCCTGATTATCAGGAACTGTTGACTGATGTTCAGTTTGTTGTCTGGCTTCGACCTGGTAACGATACTCATCCAGATCATTTAGTTGATAGACTCCTGCGTGCCTTTAGAGATCCTAGTAGTATTGATCGATTTGGTGGGCTATCTCTAGGTGAAAGTCGAGATCTGGTCAATGCCATTTTCCCTTTTGCTGGTGCCAGAGATGATCAACTATTACAATGGTTAACCAAGGATGAGGATGGCTTGTTAACACTACCCTATTGGGTTGATCACGTTGGCTCTCGTGGCACTCGCTGGTTGCGATATTCGTTGCAAGCCCCGGCAGCACAGCCCAATCCTGTCGAGTCAGCATGGACTGAAATCAAGCCAAGCTAA
- the tpiA gene encoding triose-phosphate isomerase codes for MPLLGENTLAVNPKTQLQQRERDDRGIHWGMVKRERIGTVRKIVIAGNWKMYKTQAEALEFLKGFLPHLVDTPEEREVILCGPFTALRTLSENLHDSRVRVGAQNVHWEAEGAYTGEISAAMLTEIGVRYVIIGHSERRQYFGETDETVNWRLKAAQAAGLTPILCVGESKQQRDAGETEPLITSQLEQDLVGIDQHNLIIAYEPIWAIGTGDTCEATEANRVIGLIRSQLKNPDVPIQYGGSVKPSNIDEIMAQPEIDGVLVGGASLQPGDFARIVNYQ; via the coding sequence ATGCCTCTATTAGGAGAAAATACGCTGGCGGTAAACCCTAAAACCCAGCTACAGCAGCGAGAAAGGGACGATCGCGGTATACACTGGGGGATGGTCAAACGAGAAAGAATAGGCACTGTGCGCAAGATCGTCATTGCTGGCAACTGGAAAATGTACAAAACCCAGGCAGAGGCCCTGGAGTTTCTCAAGGGATTCCTGCCCCACCTGGTAGACACCCCCGAAGAACGGGAGGTCATCCTCTGTGGACCCTTTACCGCTCTCCGGACCCTTTCCGAAAATCTACATGACAGCCGGGTGCGGGTTGGTGCCCAAAATGTGCACTGGGAAGCTGAAGGGGCTTATACGGGCGAAATTTCAGCAGCAATGCTGACGGAAATTGGGGTTCGGTATGTGATTATTGGCCACAGTGAGCGGCGGCAATACTTTGGAGAGACCGATGAAACGGTGAATTGGCGCTTGAAAGCGGCCCAAGCGGCTGGACTCACCCCCATTCTCTGCGTGGGCGAGAGTAAACAACAACGGGATGCAGGTGAAACCGAACCTCTGATCACCTCGCAACTGGAACAGGATTTAGTCGGGATTGATCAGCACAATTTGATCATCGCCTACGAACCCATTTGGGCGATCGGCACGGGAGATACCTGCGAGGCTACCGAAGCCAACCGGGTGATTGGCCTGATTCGTAGCCAACTCAAAAATCCCGATGTGCCCATCCAGTACGGCGGTTCTGTCAAACCCAGTAACATTGATGAAATTATGGCCCAGCCAGAAATTGATGGAGTACTGGTGGGGGGGGCAAGCCTCCAACCCGGCGACTTTGCTCGTATTGTCAACTACCAATAG